From one Methanomassiliicoccales archaeon genomic stretch:
- a CDS encoding glycosyltransferase, protein MLVSIVLKIRNEEDNIADALDSLVVQEGPIEIIVVDGNSTDDTQNIVREYGSRFPFVHLYVAGGTRGDSLNFGLSKATADIIALTDGDCIANPNWVKEIRHCVVDRGADMVAGKSINIGLNAWEKLDRVELYNKGFDCTWPGCNLAFRRKVFETVGGVDPWFITAEDIDFNIRATNAGFNLVYNPKAIIYNRTRGTVYGFFNQAFWNGAGRKQLTLKHGSLWTKYDPLRMFRQHMTFWALMRLVCAWMGYLAFKLFGELHPNSKA, encoded by the coding sequence ATGCTCGTGTCCATAGTCCTCAAGATCAGGAACGAAGAGGATAACATAGCAGATGCCCTGGATTCCCTAGTGGTTCAGGAAGGTCCCATTGAGATCATCGTCGTCGATGGCAACAGTACCGACGACACCCAGAACATCGTGAGAGAGTACGGGTCCCGCTTTCCGTTCGTGCACCTGTATGTGGCCGGAGGCACCAGAGGGGACAGTCTGAACTTCGGTTTGTCCAAGGCGACCGCCGACATCATCGCCCTGACCGACGGGGATTGCATCGCCAACCCCAACTGGGTGAAGGAGATACGCCACTGCGTTGTCGATAGGGGAGCGGACATGGTGGCAGGAAAGAGCATCAACATCGGCCTGAACGCGTGGGAGAAGCTGGACCGAGTGGAGCTCTACAACAAGGGCTTCGATTGTACCTGGCCCGGATGCAATCTGGCCTTCCGTAGGAAGGTCTTCGAGACGGTGGGGGGCGTAGATCCCTGGTTCATCACCGCCGAGGATATCGATTTTAACATCCGGGCAACAAACGCTGGATTCAATCTGGTGTACAATCCCAAGGCCATCATCTACAATCGTACACGGGGAACGGTCTACGGATTCTTCAACCAGGCGTTCTGGAACGGGGCTGGAAGGAAACAGCTGACCCTGAAGCACGGCTCCCTGTGGACCAAGTACGATCCCTTGCGAATGTTCCGTCAACATATGACCTTCTGGGCCTTGATGAGGCTGGTGTGTGCTTGGATGGGCTACCTGGCCTTCAAGTTGTTCGGGGAACTTCACCCCAATAGCAAAGCCTGA
- a CDS encoding SMC-Scp complex subunit ScpB translates to MEAVLFAASQPLRASDIADMCDLSPDAVRRELKRLEGEYQERGSAIEVVKIGQRYSMQLRSEFNHYSLPFAEQELSPDVLKTVAIIAYNQPILQSDLAKMLGSGVYERVKILRQTGLITSKRVGQTLSLSTNRKFSEYFGIGSTRKEEIKEWMELKIKQ, encoded by the coding sequence GTGGAGGCCGTGTTATTCGCTGCATCGCAGCCCTTGCGGGCCAGCGATATTGCTGACATGTGCGATCTCAGCCCGGACGCCGTCAGGCGTGAACTAAAGCGGTTGGAGGGCGAGTATCAGGAGCGCGGTTCGGCCATAGAGGTGGTCAAGATCGGCCAGCGCTATTCCATGCAGCTGCGTTCGGAGTTCAACCATTACTCCCTGCCCTTCGCTGAGCAGGAACTGTCCCCGGACGTACTGAAGACAGTGGCCATAATCGCCTACAATCAGCCGATATTGCAGAGCGATCTGGCAAAGATGCTGGGGTCCGGTGTCTATGAGCGGGTCAAGATACTGAGGCAGACCGGTCTGATCACCAGTAAGCGTGTGGGACAGACGCTATCCCTCAGCACAAACCGCAAGTTCTCAGAATATTTCGGCATCGGAAGTACTAGGAAGGAAGAAATAAAGGAGTGGATGGAATTAAAAATAAAACAGTGA
- a CDS encoding glycosyltransferase translates to MNPGAQSDDGETMSGKRLALITPIRNEREQLDRLRRTVLSQELRPDLWVIVVGESSDGSLTAAEQLFSDLNWVSVIPQKTYAPGHGHMNFARGVNDGLSFILEKEGGHPFQYLSKVDATVDLDTDYFLKLAQALDMDEELVIVCGEESFEVDGQKQGVPTQPSGDIIIGFNDNRLYRRDFLVSVGGYPVSISPDTVLLVKSYKMGKRQKVLTTTGYCETRLGFNKEGAWKGYFHWGRGMYRLDYHPLLVVTVGLYFGLRFPPHYQGLALPMGFMTAFVNRERRIDDPEIRQYFRKERLVQVARSWFGGK, encoded by the coding sequence ATGAACCCAGGTGCTCAATCGGACGATGGAGAGACCATGTCCGGAAAGCGGTTGGCCCTGATAACCCCCATCCGAAACGAGCGGGAGCAGTTGGACCGTTTGCGACGGACCGTACTATCGCAGGAGCTACGTCCTGACCTCTGGGTCATCGTGGTCGGTGAGAGCTCTGATGGCAGTTTGACCGCAGCCGAGCAACTGTTCTCAGATCTGAATTGGGTATCGGTCATTCCTCAAAAGACATACGCTCCCGGGCATGGCCACATGAACTTCGCTCGTGGGGTGAACGATGGGCTGTCCTTCATTCTGGAGAAAGAAGGAGGGCACCCGTTCCAATACCTGTCCAAGGTGGACGCCACGGTGGACCTGGACACCGATTACTTTCTGAAACTCGCCCAAGCTCTGGATATGGACGAGGAGCTGGTGATAGTCTGCGGTGAGGAGAGCTTTGAGGTCGACGGTCAAAAGCAAGGTGTGCCGACCCAGCCCTCAGGGGACATCATCATCGGCTTCAATGACAACCGTTTGTACCGACGTGATTTCCTAGTATCCGTTGGCGGATATCCGGTCAGCATCTCCCCCGACACGGTGCTGCTGGTCAAATCATACAAGATGGGCAAGAGGCAGAAAGTGCTTACCACCACGGGCTATTGCGAGACCCGTCTGGGATTCAATAAGGAGGGGGCTTGGAAAGGGTATTTCCACTGGGGGAGAGGAATGTACCGCCTGGATTACCATCCGTTGCTCGTCGTCACCGTTGGATTGTACTTCGGATTGCGCTTCCCTCCGCATTACCAGGGCTTGGCCTTGCCTATGGGATTTATGACTGCGTTCGTGAACCGTGAACGTCGGATAGATGACCCCGAGATCCGTCAATACTTCCGGAAGGAACGCCTGGTCCAAGTGGCCCGGTCCTGGTTCGGCGGTAAATAG
- a CDS encoding LSM domain-containing protein: MVMPLALMEKTLNKKVSLLLKDSRVLEGKLTGYDEYMNMVLEDTEERNADQVRRLGMVILRGNNVVSISPL, encoded by the coding sequence ATGGTAATGCCTCTAGCGCTAATGGAGAAGACCCTGAACAAGAAGGTGTCACTCCTGCTCAAAGACAGCCGCGTCTTGGAAGGAAAGCTCACCGGCTACGACGAGTACATGAACATGGTGCTGGAAGATACCGAGGAACGCAATGCGGACCAGGTCCGACGATTGGGCATGGTCATCCTGCGGGGGAACAACGTCGTCAGCATCTCCCCTCTCTGA
- the smc gene encoding chromosome segregation protein SMC translates to MYLKHIELENFKSFGKKLTIPMLSGFTAVTGPNGSGKSNISDAILFVLGPKSSKAIRAGKLSDLIFNGGNVKQPANHTRVSLVFDNADRMIPLDEDMVKLTRYVKLSDSGDGYNSYFYVNDRKSTLTEFDYLLSSSRISAEGYNLVQQGDVTRIVEMSTLERRRVLDEISGIAKFDEDILKADGEKRSAQDNIERIAIILGELDKQIRQLEQERGAALKYLEMKDRLALAKARLAHKRKEGAELEIRTIGEQIGSYNKEIEALKVRRTELEAQIRSIEEQFQKKEEELKAKGGNEFLNLKERMDGLRVEVARAADQRDRSRDQMTEVEEEVQELLQEREVMLQDKEGQIAALSAAAADLMTLEAKVKKLQSEQEKLQGELSSYDSELSVLEKEVKEQDKRIREMSEILHAKKLEKERLERLSQDLGAELEVLRTDQGTAEFEVKDLDWRIKELGKQGKDSSGSLKSMQEQFYSKKNREGQLTKMAVELEQAVRNLTREYNHLKAEEEAAVNVARGYNRAVKSLLEARDRGEMKGIHGTIAELADVDPKYEVALNTAAGGRMQSIIVEDDEVASNAINYLKRGDLGRATFLPLNKMLDGKPRGKALLAEREAAGFAIDLIKFDEQYRAAFWYVFGDTVVVDTLQQARRLMGGVRLVTVTGELIEASGAMVGGTVAGGKLKFGSGKGKTDEVADELRKATDQADKVGTELLTLRQEVADLESRIREISGADRGKGIELEGLQKQLNEQKARLKRVTEGAVAKQAERERSLSQAAELGLQVTKLDGELVKVKEERDVQSDRLLEIAPAELSQKLREVQAAIVSTSQSLSTKRSDHESLKMRNDAREQRSKEMSEQEAQWQEKLRQLGSQAKVAGEREDKFKIELSALKKIEDSMGQEITDLRDAKEKLLGHKGQAQADREKVLVKLETSNDFLIGLNTKLKTGEERLRELQQEIAQHNLTVHFPLPSLDDIRSEMALCENALNGMGAINLRSIEDYDNKKARHVELRGETKRLEDQRDQLMALTGQLNEKKKVNLVKVYDAVNTNFRRVYAELSGGGEAELLLENPQEPFQGGLIIKARPRNGKVLRLEALSGGEKSLTALAFIFALQEWQPSPFYLLDEVDMFLDAVNAEMVANRVKKSSATAQFVQISLRKVTLKKADHIIGVTKPAGGISCVIVKPNIGDLSELENVIGLPEEKVRRDGE, encoded by the coding sequence ATGTATCTTAAGCACATCGAATTAGAGAACTTCAAGTCTTTCGGTAAGAAGCTGACCATACCGATGCTCAGCGGGTTCACCGCGGTCACTGGCCCCAACGGTTCGGGCAAGTCTAACATATCAGATGCCATACTTTTCGTTCTTGGGCCCAAGAGCTCCAAGGCCATCCGCGCCGGCAAACTTTCCGATCTAATATTCAACGGCGGTAATGTGAAGCAGCCCGCCAATCATACCAGGGTATCACTGGTCTTCGATAACGCCGACCGTATGATACCGCTTGACGAGGACATGGTCAAACTGACCAGGTATGTCAAATTGTCCGATTCCGGTGATGGTTACAATTCCTACTTCTACGTCAATGATCGCAAATCCACCCTGACGGAGTTCGATTACCTTCTTTCCAGCTCTCGCATCAGCGCCGAAGGCTATAACCTGGTCCAGCAGGGCGATGTCACCCGTATCGTAGAGATGTCCACTCTGGAACGGAGACGGGTCCTGGATGAGATATCCGGCATCGCCAAGTTCGATGAGGACATACTAAAGGCCGATGGGGAGAAACGCTCCGCACAGGACAACATCGAACGCATCGCCATCATCCTCGGTGAACTGGACAAGCAGATCCGTCAGCTGGAACAGGAACGTGGAGCTGCGCTCAAGTACCTGGAGATGAAGGACCGTTTGGCGCTGGCGAAAGCCCGTCTGGCCCATAAGCGAAAGGAAGGGGCGGAGCTGGAGATACGCACCATAGGCGAGCAGATCGGATCCTACAACAAGGAGATCGAGGCCTTAAAAGTGCGAAGGACCGAGCTGGAGGCTCAGATACGTTCCATCGAGGAGCAGTTCCAAAAGAAGGAGGAGGAGCTGAAGGCCAAGGGCGGCAACGAGTTCCTGAACCTCAAGGAGAGGATGGACGGGCTGCGGGTGGAGGTGGCCAGAGCGGCCGACCAGCGTGACCGGTCCCGAGATCAGATGACCGAGGTCGAAGAGGAGGTCCAGGAGCTGCTTCAGGAAAGAGAGGTGATGCTCCAAGATAAGGAGGGGCAGATCGCAGCCCTTTCCGCAGCCGCGGCCGACCTCATGACCTTGGAGGCCAAGGTTAAGAAGTTACAGTCGGAGCAGGAAAAGCTTCAGGGCGAGCTCAGCTCCTATGATAGTGAACTATCGGTACTGGAAAAGGAAGTAAAGGAGCAGGACAAGCGCATCCGGGAGATGTCCGAGATACTCCATGCCAAGAAACTGGAGAAGGAGAGGCTGGAGAGATTATCCCAGGACCTTGGTGCCGAGCTCGAGGTCCTGCGCACCGATCAGGGAACTGCGGAATTCGAGGTCAAGGACCTCGATTGGAGGATCAAAGAGCTGGGTAAGCAGGGGAAAGACTCCTCCGGCTCTCTGAAATCGATGCAGGAGCAATTTTACTCTAAAAAGAACCGGGAAGGACAGCTCACTAAAATGGCGGTCGAGCTGGAGCAGGCGGTGCGCAATCTTACCCGGGAATACAATCATCTGAAGGCCGAAGAAGAGGCCGCGGTGAACGTGGCGCGCGGTTATAACCGGGCGGTCAAAAGCCTACTCGAGGCCAGGGACCGCGGCGAGATGAAAGGCATTCACGGCACCATCGCCGAACTGGCCGATGTGGACCCCAAGTACGAGGTGGCTCTAAACACCGCTGCCGGCGGACGTATGCAGTCCATAATCGTAGAGGACGACGAAGTGGCCTCCAACGCCATCAATTATCTGAAACGTGGCGACCTCGGCCGCGCTACATTCCTTCCGCTGAACAAGATGCTGGATGGCAAGCCCAGAGGCAAAGCCCTGTTAGCCGAGAGGGAGGCCGCCGGTTTCGCCATCGACCTGATCAAGTTCGATGAGCAATATCGTGCCGCATTTTGGTACGTCTTTGGGGACACCGTCGTGGTCGATACCCTTCAGCAGGCCCGAAGGCTCATGGGCGGCGTGCGGCTGGTCACTGTCACCGGGGAGCTCATAGAGGCCTCGGGTGCGATGGTGGGCGGGACCGTTGCGGGCGGTAAGCTCAAGTTCGGCTCCGGAAAGGGCAAAACGGACGAAGTGGCCGATGAATTGAGGAAGGCCACAGACCAGGCGGACAAGGTGGGTACCGAGCTGCTCACCCTGCGGCAAGAGGTGGCCGATCTGGAGTCCCGTATCCGGGAGATCAGCGGGGCCGATCGGGGCAAAGGCATCGAGCTGGAAGGTCTGCAGAAGCAGTTGAACGAACAAAAGGCTCGCCTGAAGAGGGTGACCGAGGGCGCTGTGGCCAAGCAAGCGGAGCGGGAACGCTCTCTATCGCAAGCAGCCGAGCTTGGCCTGCAGGTCACCAAGTTGGATGGGGAACTGGTCAAGGTCAAGGAAGAACGGGATGTCCAGTCCGATCGGTTGCTGGAGATCGCTCCTGCGGAACTTTCGCAGAAATTGAGAGAGGTACAGGCTGCGATCGTAAGCACCTCTCAATCACTATCCACCAAGCGTTCCGACCACGAATCTCTAAAGATGAGGAACGATGCTCGAGAGCAGCGTTCGAAGGAAATGTCCGAGCAGGAGGCGCAGTGGCAGGAAAAGTTGCGCCAGCTAGGTTCTCAGGCGAAGGTCGCCGGGGAGAGGGAGGACAAGTTCAAGATCGAGCTGTCCGCCCTGAAGAAGATCGAGGATTCCATGGGTCAGGAGATCACCGACCTGAGGGACGCCAAGGAGAAGCTGCTCGGTCACAAGGGACAGGCCCAGGCAGACAGGGAAAAGGTATTGGTCAAGTTAGAGACCTCCAATGACTTCCTCATCGGGTTGAACACTAAACTGAAGACCGGGGAAGAGAGGTTGAGGGAACTGCAGCAGGAGATCGCCCAGCACAACCTTACGGTCCATTTTCCTCTACCATCCTTGGATGACATCCGCTCCGAGATGGCGCTATGCGAGAACGCCCTTAATGGTATGGGGGCGATCAACCTGAGGTCCATTGAAGATTACGATAATAAGAAGGCCAGGCACGTCGAGCTACGTGGCGAGACCAAGAGATTGGAGGACCAGCGGGACCAACTGATGGCACTGACAGGCCAGCTGAACGAAAAGAAGAAGGTCAACCTGGTGAAGGTGTACGACGCTGTCAACACAAACTTCCGTCGGGTATACGCGGAACTGTCCGGGGGCGGGGAGGCGGAGCTTCTATTGGAAAATCCGCAGGAACCGTTCCAGGGCGGTCTGATAATCAAGGCTAGGCCACGTAACGGTAAGGTATTGAGGTTAGAGGCTTTGAGCGGCGGAGAGAAGAGCCTGACCGCCTTGGCGTTCATTTTCGCGCTCCAGGAATGGCAGCCTTCACCATTCTATCTGCTGGATGAGGTGGACATGTTCCTGGATGCAGTAAACGCAGAGATGGTGGCAAACCGGGTTAAGAAGAGCAGTGCCACCGCTCAGTTCGTGCAGATATCCCTAAGAAAGGTCACTCTGAAAAAGGCCGACCACATCATCGGCGTGACCAAGCCTGCCGGGGGTATCAGCTGTGTCATTGTCAAGCCGAACATCGGCGATCTCAGCGAGCTGGAGAACGTGATCGGGTTACCTGAGGAGAAGGTTAGGAGGGATGGGGAATGA
- a CDS encoding uracil-DNA glycosylase produces the protein MSLDPGCRLCPLWHGRIQVVPPSGDRLSKVALVGEAPGANEDEIGRPFVGRAGRTLDKLMQEAGLDREKVMITNTVKCRPPENRRPSPKEALACRPYLLEELADKRLVLALGISAAEGLLGRKVVMKDSANKLFDVELNGLELKVMVTYHPSACIYTPGAKDVLREALRTAVTYL, from the coding sequence ATGTCGCTGGACCCGGGATGTCGTCTTTGCCCCCTATGGCATGGACGTATTCAAGTGGTGCCGCCATCGGGCGATCGCTTGTCGAAGGTGGCTCTGGTAGGGGAGGCTCCCGGGGCCAACGAGGACGAGATCGGAAGACCTTTCGTAGGACGGGCGGGAAGAACATTGGACAAGCTGATGCAGGAGGCCGGCCTGGACAGGGAGAAAGTGATGATCACTAACACGGTGAAATGCCGACCGCCGGAGAACCGTCGCCCCTCTCCGAAGGAAGCGCTGGCCTGCCGCCCGTATCTGTTAGAGGAACTGGCAGATAAACGTCTAGTGCTGGCATTGGGCATCAGCGCCGCCGAGGGCCTACTGGGTAGAAAGGTGGTCATGAAGGATTCGGCCAATAAACTGTTCGATGTGGAGCTGAACGGTCTGGAACTGAAGGTGATGGTGACCTACCATCCCTCGGCCTGCATTTACACCCCTGGAGCGAAGGACGTTCTCCGAGAGGCTCTAAGGACCGCCGTCACCTACCTGTGA
- the pyrE gene encoding orotate phosphoribosyltransferase — MSEELKNALVGCGAILYGDFTLASGKKSRYYIDIKRATTDPKVLGLTAELMAKDMGPDHGFQRIAGVALGSIPLAVALSLRTGIPFVMVRKEKKDHGTSKLIEGQLSPGETVLVVEDVITSAGSAVYAVDTLRQAGAVVDTVFSVVDREEGGREVLHKMGVDMRSLIAASDILGN, encoded by the coding sequence ATGAGCGAGGAATTGAAGAACGCGCTGGTAGGTTGTGGGGCCATCCTATACGGGGATTTCACCCTGGCATCGGGCAAGAAGAGCAGATACTACATCGACATCAAGAGGGCCACCACCGACCCCAAGGTCCTGGGGCTAACAGCGGAGCTGATGGCCAAGGACATGGGGCCTGACCACGGCTTCCAGCGGATCGCCGGGGTCGCCCTGGGATCGATCCCATTGGCCGTGGCCCTGTCCCTGAGGACCGGCATACCCTTCGTCATGGTACGCAAGGAGAAGAAGGACCATGGCACCAGCAAGCTCATCGAAGGGCAACTTTCCCCGGGCGAGACGGTCCTAGTGGTGGAGGACGTAATCACCTCGGCCGGTTCAGCGGTATATGCCGTGGACACCCTCCGCCAAGCGGGAGCGGTGGTCGACACCGTCTTCTCGGTTGTGGATCGTGAGGAGGGTGGAAGGGAGGTCCTGCACAAGATGGGCGTGGACATGAGGTCCCTGATCGCCGCCAGCGATATTTTGGGGAACTAA
- a CDS encoding segregation/condensation protein A → MIESGSLDNVLGHLMFHKALIDEGRGGEKIDRYLGLLHSAEDELQLTGREPLDRSLQLVFELVLSNDLDPWDVDLMKFAQLYGQKMHSEEVDFIVAGKLMHMAWSILHMQSKEVLNLNDRREEVFFADWDMDNMEQFVEPALPDIEMTVPEGVELTEVVRHHCSRPVSLVELLDAFDTAQQEVEVALHRQRVREQLLKAQGKFDGKSHNDDQEQDITDTWARIMRCGNGPIALEDLFEGDKEDRIKVFVSLLFLARTGKISLWQDQLPYGQIYLEIKLPWDIGQLVDGQEVKVSLPSMEMVM, encoded by the coding sequence ATGATTGAGAGTGGGAGCTTGGACAACGTATTGGGACACCTGATGTTCCACAAGGCTTTGATCGACGAGGGACGCGGTGGGGAGAAGATAGACCGCTACTTGGGGTTGTTGCACTCGGCCGAGGACGAACTGCAGCTGACCGGACGGGAACCTCTAGACCGCTCGCTGCAGCTGGTCTTCGAGCTTGTGCTGAGCAACGACCTCGATCCTTGGGACGTGGACCTGATGAAGTTCGCCCAGCTCTATGGGCAGAAGATGCACTCGGAAGAGGTCGATTTCATCGTAGCAGGCAAGCTCATGCACATGGCCTGGAGCATTCTGCACATGCAGTCCAAGGAGGTATTGAATCTCAACGATCGCCGCGAGGAGGTATTCTTCGCCGATTGGGACATGGACAATATGGAACAGTTCGTGGAACCGGCCCTTCCGGACATCGAAATGACCGTGCCGGAGGGCGTGGAACTGACCGAGGTCGTACGCCACCACTGCTCTCGTCCAGTATCGCTCGTCGAACTGTTGGATGCCTTTGATACCGCCCAACAGGAGGTGGAGGTGGCACTGCACCGGCAGAGGGTTCGGGAGCAACTGCTTAAGGCGCAAGGAAAGTTCGACGGAAAAAGCCACAACGACGATCAGGAACAGGACATCACTGACACCTGGGCCCGGATCATGAGGTGCGGCAACGGCCCCATCGCCCTAGAGGACCTGTTCGAGGGTGATAAGGAGGACCGCATCAAAGTATTCGTCTCCCTGCTGTTCCTGGCACGTACTGGCAAGATATCGCTGTGGCAGGACCAGCTGCCATACGGTCAGATATATCTGGAGATCAAGTTGCCCTGGGACATAGGCCAGCTGGTCGACGGACAGGAGGTCAAGGTGTCCCTGCCCTCGATGGAAATGGTGATGTAA
- a CDS encoding glycosyltransferase family 2 protein: MDISVIIPTMNEEESIGQVIDSVKLALKGWNYEILVIDTNSKDRTREIAGEKGATVVEEPRRGYGRAYKTGFEKAQGNVVVTLDADCTYPAEDIPQLYNMLFDQDLEFITTNRFAKLEKGAMTTKHRLGNFLLTFTSNMLFGVKIKDSQSGMWTFRREVLGRIVLTDDGMPMSEEIKIEAFRKVRSREVPIAYRCRVGEVKLSSWKDGKKNLMFLYKKRFDRAHR, translated from the coding sequence ATGGACATCAGTGTCATCATTCCTACCATGAACGAGGAAGAGTCCATCGGCCAGGTCATAGACAGTGTGAAACTGGCCTTGAAAGGCTGGAATTATGAGATCCTGGTGATCGATACCAACTCCAAGGACCGCACCCGAGAGATCGCCGGAGAAAAAGGGGCGACAGTGGTGGAGGAACCCCGGCGAGGTTACGGTCGAGCGTACAAGACCGGTTTCGAAAAGGCCCAGGGGAATGTGGTGGTCACTTTGGATGCCGACTGCACTTACCCTGCAGAAGATATCCCGCAGTTATACAACATGCTTTTTGACCAGGACCTGGAATTCATCACCACCAACCGTTTCGCGAAATTGGAGAAGGGAGCCATGACCACCAAGCACCGCCTGGGCAACTTCCTCTTGACATTCACTTCCAACATGCTCTTCGGGGTCAAGATCAAAGATTCCCAGAGCGGGATGTGGACCTTCCGTAGGGAGGTGCTCGGACGCATCGTCCTCACCGACGATGGCATGCCCATGTCGGAGGAGATCAAGATAGAGGCCTTCCGCAAGGTTCGAAGCCGGGAGGTACCGATCGCCTATAGGTGTCGTGTGGGCGAGGTAAAACTCTCTAGCTGGAAGGACGGTAAGAAGAATCTTATGTTCCTTTATAAAAAACGTTTCGATCGCGCTCACAGGTAG